The bacterium genome window below encodes:
- a CDS encoding radical SAM protein codes for MADEYRIDSHKLIYHAARVADFLAGRTVYPIYMEVSPSGACNHRCLFCAVDYLGYGAKFLEADLLKERIAELGALGLKSIMFAGEGEPLLHKRIGEIVRHTKASGIDVAFTTNGVLLREALAREILGSTSWIKVSCNAGTAATYATIHRTRAEDFETVLGNLAAAVRIRRENGYACTLGIQLLLLPENAGEVGTLAERARDIGLDYLVVKPYSHFAPSQTTRYKDIRYEEFLGLAGGVRALATDSFQVIFREETMRLWDRQERGYGRCLGLPFYSYIDAAGRVWGCKEYIGDERFLYGNIHEQTFREIWEGERRAASLRMVESELDIAGCRVNCRMDKVNRYLWDLTHPPAHANFI; via the coding sequence ATGGCCGACGAGTACCGGATTGACAGCCACAAGCTGATCTACCACGCCGCCCGGGTCGCCGATTTTCTCGCGGGCAGGACGGTCTACCCGATCTACATGGAGGTCAGCCCCTCGGGGGCCTGCAACCACCGCTGCCTCTTCTGCGCGGTCGACTACCTCGGCTACGGCGCCAAGTTCCTGGAGGCGGACCTGCTCAAGGAGCGCATCGCGGAGCTGGGCGCGCTCGGGCTCAAGAGCATCATGTTCGCGGGCGAGGGCGAGCCGCTCCTGCACAAGCGCATCGGCGAGATCGTGCGGCACACGAAGGCCTCCGGGATCGACGTCGCCTTCACGACCAACGGCGTGCTCCTGCGCGAGGCGCTGGCGCGCGAGATCCTCGGGAGCACGTCCTGGATCAAGGTCAGCTGCAACGCGGGGACTGCGGCGACGTACGCCACGATCCACCGCACGCGCGCGGAGGACTTCGAGACCGTCCTCGGGAACCTCGCCGCCGCGGTGCGCATCCGCCGCGAGAACGGCTACGCCTGCACGCTGGGCATCCAGCTGCTGCTGCTGCCCGAGAACGCCGGCGAGGTCGGCACGCTCGCGGAGCGGGCGCGGGACATCGGCCTGGACTACCTGGTGGTCAAGCCCTACTCGCACTTCGCGCCGAGCCAGACGACGCGCTACAAGGACATCCGCTACGAGGAGTTCCTCGGGCTCGCCGGGGGCGTGCGCGCGCTGGCGACCGACAGCTTCCAGGTGATCTTCCGCGAGGAGACGATGCGCCTCTGGGACAGGCAGGAGAGGGGCTACGGGCGCTGCCTCGGCCTGCCGTTCTACTCCTACATCGACGCCGCGGGGCGCGTCTGGGGCTGCAAGGAGTACATCGGGGACGAGCGCTTCCTCTACGGCAACATCCACGAGCAGACCTTCCGCGAGATCTGGGAGGGCGAGCGGCGGGCGGCCTCGCTGCGCATGGT
- a CDS encoding SIS domain-containing protein, whose translation MGTEFSRYLGTLARIGAATACTDGEGRDLGLDPGFARAVDLLVAAGTACATVHFVGNGGSAAIASHGAVDFFNAGVRSRAFNDGSLLTCLANDFGYEEVFARPLALVASPGDVLVAISSGGRSRNILAAAAAARRGGCAVVTLSGFDADNPLRALGDLNFHVPSHSYGLVECLHQTICHGFHDLYMERVHGRRVPD comes from the coding sequence GTGGGCACGGAGTTCTCGCGGTACCTCGGCACGCTCGCCCGGATCGGCGCCGCCACGGCCTGCACCGACGGCGAGGGGCGGGACCTCGGCCTCGACCCGGGGTTCGCGCGTGCCGTCGACCTGCTGGTGGCGGCCGGCACGGCGTGCGCGACGGTGCACTTCGTCGGCAACGGCGGCAGCGCGGCCATCGCCAGCCACGGGGCGGTCGACTTCTTCAACGCCGGCGTACGCAGCCGCGCCTTCAACGACGGGTCGCTGCTGACCTGTCTGGCCAACGACTTCGGGTACGAGGAGGTCTTCGCGCGGCCCCTGGCGCTGGTCGCCTCCCCGGGGGACGTGCTGGTGGCGATCTCCAGCGGCGGGCGCTCGCGCAACATCCTCGCGGCCGCCGCGGCGGCGCGCCGGGGCGGCTGCGCGGTCGTCACGCTTTCGGGCTTCGACGCCGACAACCCGCTGCGCGCCCTCGGCGATCTGAACTTCCACGTTCCCTCGCACTCCTACGGCCTCGTCGAGTGCCTCCACCAGACGATCTGCCATGGCTTCCACGACCTGTACATGGAGCGGGTGCATGGCCGACGAGTACCGGATTGA